The DNA sequence TTCCACGGCCGGCTCCACTCCGGTCCCCGGTGAGCGGGGAGACCGGCTCATGACCGCCGCGACACCCGCGCGTCTGACCGTCGGCACAGCCGTCCACGACGACTGCGACGGCGCGTACTTCACGCTCCTCTCCCTCCGCCTCCACCACTCCGAGGCCGCCGAACGCGTCGACCTGCTCGTCGTGGACGGCGATCCGGACGGTCCGGGCGGCGCGGGGCTGCGGGCACTGGCGGACACCGTCCCGGGCCTGCGCCGCGTACCCGCCGGGCACCTGCGCGGCAGCGCACTGCGGGATCTCGTCGTCCGCGAGGCCCGGACGGAGTGGGTGCTCGCGGTGGACCCGGGCGTCCTGCTCGCGCCGGGTGCCCTCGCCGGCCTCCTCGCCTACGCGGACGAGCACCCGCACTCCCCCGACCTGCTGCACGGGCCGCTGCTCGGGGACGATCTGCACGACGTACGGACCCACCTCGACCCGGTGTTCGACGGCGCGTCGTTCGGCACGCCGGGGTGCGATCCGCGCGGGACGGATCCGGCGGCGCCGCCGTTCGAGATCGGCATGCAGGATCTCGGGCTGTTCGCCTGCCGTACGGACGTCTGGCCGGGGCTCAATCCCCGGCTGCGGGGGGCGGGGGCGGAAGTGGGGTCGCTGCACAAGCGGTTCCGGGCGGCGGGGGCGCGGGCGCTGTGCCTGCCGTTCCTGGGCTGGACGCGGCGGTCCGCCCGGCCGCCCGGCACGGCCGTTCCCGTGGAGACCGCCGACCGCTGCCGCGATCACCTCCTCGCGTGGGAGGAGGCGGGCCTGGCCGTCGAGCCCGTCGTCGACCACTACCGCGAGGCGTGCGGTGACGTCGTCGACGGCTGGGTGGCCGAGCACGCCGCCGAACGCGGGCACCCGCTGGACGAGTTCGACGCGCTGGTGTGCGTCAACGCCGACGCCGACGTGCACCGCTGGGTGGCCGCCCACCGCCGCTTCCGGCGGCTGGGCATCGCCGGGCGCGTACGCCGCCTCCCGGCGCCCGTCGTCCCCGGCGAACCGGCGGCCGGGCACGC is a window from the Streptomyces mobaraensis genome containing:
- a CDS encoding glycosyltransferase family 25 protein — encoded protein: MTAATPARLTVGTAVHDDCDGAYFTLLSLRLHHSEAAERVDLLVVDGDPDGPGGAGLRALADTVPGLRRVPAGHLRGSALRDLVVREARTEWVLAVDPGVLLAPGALAGLLAYADEHPHSPDLLHGPLLGDDLHDVRTHLDPVFDGASFGTPGCDPRGTDPAAPPFEIGMQDLGLFACRTDVWPGLNPRLRGAGAEVGSLHKRFRAAGARALCLPFLGWTRRSARPPGTAVPVETADRCRDHLLAWEEAGLAVEPVVDHYREACGDVVDGWVAEHAAERGHPLDEFDALVCVNADADVHRWVAAHRRFRRLGIAGRVRRLPAPVVPGEPAAGHALAHRAAVAEARQRGLRHVLVFEDDVVFCHDATSVLRAHVAELADRRWTVCRFGGAAVAYHARVFGRLLDELPEGEAEMRAWVGGQGGLERFCSRHFADTLVRVSPAVTSRELADLEAGAYREAGAYRGADTHRGAGLR